Genomic window (bacterium):
CGCGGTCGGCTACCTCACGCTTGGGCTGTTCACCGCGAACATGACCGGGAACACCGTCCTGCTCGGCATCTTCGCCGGCGAAGGGCGGTGGAGCGCTGCCGGACGCGCTCTGCTTGCGCTCGCGCTGTTCTTTGTCGGCGCGACGCTGGCCGGGGTGGCGGCACGGCGTCAGATTCGGCTGGCGGGTCTGCTAGCCGCAGAGGCCGCGGCGCTCCTCGCGGGCCTCGCGTACTGGGACGCGGCCCTCGGACGAGCGCGCGGGACGGTCGAGGCCCCCGGGGCGCTCGCGCTGATCGCGCTGTTCAGCATCGCGATGGGCATCCAGAGCGCGGCGGTGCGCCGGGTGGGCGAACACCGGATCTCCACCACGTACGTGACCGGAACGCTGACCAGCTTGGCCACCGACGTGGCGGCGGATT
Coding sequences:
- a CDS encoding YoaK family protein: MPPAQRMTPRRRVALLLGGSAGYLDAVGYLTLGLFTANMTGNTVLLGIFAGEGRWSAAGRALLALALFFVGATLAGVAARRQIRLAGLLAAEAAALLAGLAYWDAALGRARGTVEAPGALALIALFSIAMGIQSAAVRRVGEHRISTTYVTGTLTSLATDVAADLLTGARRRGQGVEGRARQGGTALLAGVWGSYLAGALTGGFAEFRWGLWALAAPTAVLTSMAVWDLWGTGASGGR